A single Primulina eburnea isolate SZY01 chromosome 11, ASM2296580v1, whole genome shotgun sequence DNA region contains:
- the LOC140804147 gene encoding probable serine/threonine-protein kinase PBL25, protein MSCSCFPCFRTNEESQADDNLPVPQEKNVTTHLSPPHVHSNMQAPSVETGNRPDATPTENGDNTAKTFTFRELAIATKNFRQECLLGEGGFGRIFRATLQSSGQVVAVRQLDRSGTLGSKEFQVEVLMLSLLQHPNLVSLIGYCADGEQRLLVYDYMPAGSLKNFLFDLAPNKKPLNWSTRMKIALGIAQGLEYLHEKANPPIIYRDLKASNILLDEMNNPRLSEYGLAKLLQSGNKMHVSPRVMATYGYCAPEYERHGELTSKSDVYSFGVVLLELITGRKAFDTKRPADEQNIVSWAQPIFRDPKMFPEMADPLLKKEFPITSLNQAVGVASMCLHEEPSVRPLITDVVAALSFLATAPPETPVPARLMSILSSRVETPSQHGVSHSFNNTNVFCHKREDSSDSGEDYEDQKNRPKEQGSSTSSDEEDSKSKSKRKLKDSCKWSSRSNRSSRNSRNSSIYSRDDSLGFGMRCDSSLPEDCIPPNPNPRQSDVQEPHDHSDSGSSSDEESSAEMPHEHNVSINQRNGKSLTSNKRQESCVKSIGSPSFCSSSVSSEDGYIFSPKQHNDVMGRRICGNSDHGSEFEYSRHNSMVDSENKHER, encoded by the exons ATGAGTTGCAGTTGCTTCCCATGTTTCCGAACTAATGAAGAAAGCCAGGCAGATGATAATTTGCCGGTACCTCAGGAGAAAAATGTCACTACTCATTTATCACCTCCTCATG TGCATAGTAATATGCAAGCTCCATCGGTCGAGACCGGTAATAGACCAGATGCTACACCAACAGAAAATGGAGACAACACTGCAAAAACTTTCACTTTTCGCGAACTTGCTATCGCAACAAAGAACTTTCGACAAGAATGTTTGTTAGGTGAGGGTGGATTTGGAAGAATATTTAGAGCCACACTTCAATCAAGTGGACAG GTTGTGGCTGTAAGGCAACTAGACAGGAGTGGAACACTAGGGAGCAAGGAGTTCCAAGTTGAAGTTTTGATGTTGAGTCTGCTTCAACACCCGAATCTGGTCAGTTTGATAGGATATTGTGCAGATGGAGAACAACGGCTTTTAGTGTATGATTACATGCCCGCAGGATCTCTGAAAAACTTTCTATTTG ATCTTGCACCTAATAAAAAGCCATTGAATTGGTCTACAAGGATGAAAATAGCGTTGGGGATCGCTCAAGGGCTTGAGTACTTGCACGAAAAGGCCAATCCTCCTATCATATACCGAGACTTGAAGGCTTCAAATATCTTGCTTGATGAGATGAACAATCCCAGGCTGTCGGAATACGGGCTTGCAAAGCTCTTGCAGAGTGGCAATAAGATGCATGTATCGCCTAGAGTCATGGCAACATATGGCTATTGTGCACCCGAATATGAAAGGCATGGTGAGCTGACATCCAAATCAGATGTGTACAGTTTTGGGGTCGTTTTGCTTGAGCTCATCACAGGGCGAAAAGCCTTTGACACGAAGCGCCCAGCAGACGAGCAAAATATAGTTAGTTGG GCACAACCGATTTTCCGGGACCCGAAAATGTTCCCTGAAATGGCGGATCCACTACTTAAAAAGGAATTTCCAATTACAAGCCTAAACCAAGCAGTGGGAGTCGCATCAATGTGCCTGCACGAGGAACCATCGGTCCGTCCCTTGATCACGGATGTCGTGGCCGCACTTAGTTTCCTTGCAACGGCTCCTCCTGAAACGCCAGTCCCTGCTCGTCTTATGTCTATACTATCATCAAGAGTGGAAACTCCTAGCCAACATGGAGTTAGTCATTCTTTTAACAACACAAACGTGTTTTGCCACAAAAGAGAGGATAGTTCAGATAGCGGTGAGGATTATGAAGACCAAAAGAACAGACCTAAAGAACAAGGAAGCTCAACAAGCTCGGATGAAGAGGATTCAAAGAGCAAATCGAAACGTAAACTCAAAGATTCATGCAAATGGAGTTCAAGATCCAACAGAAGCAGCAGAAACAGCAGAAACAGCAGTATTTACTCGCGAGATGATAGCCTCGGATTCGGCATGAGGTGTGATAGCAGTTTACCAGAAGATTGTATTCCTCCCAATCCCAATCCGAGGCAGAGCGACGTTCAAGAACCTCATGATCATTCTGATTCTGGTTCTAGCAGCGATGAAGAATCTTCAGCTGAAATGCCCCATGAACATAATGTAAGTATAAACCAAAGAAACGGCAAAAGCCTGACCTCGAATAAGAGGCAAGAAAGCTGCGTGAAATCAATTGGTTCTCCTTCATTCTGCAGTAGTAGCGTCAGTTCCGAAGATGGATACATTTTTAGCCCAAAGCAGCATAATGATGTGATGGGGCGTCGTATATGTGGGAATTCAGACCATGGTTCCGAGTTCGAGTATTCGAGACATAACAGCATGGTAGATTCAGAAAATAAACACGAGAGATGA
- the LOC140805471 gene encoding uncharacterized protein — MVICCGHIINTLSNRLYDLYNSIESLVKIWNALEYKYKTEKEGTHKFLILKYLEFVMTDTKSVLYQIHELKLIVTKLLELKIIISESFEVGTIIDKLPPSWNGYRKKLLHSKDDITLEDLKKHLRTEEETRYCDPKGNIHEFSKINVAEAKRHRQSDCKYKKEVNVNKANVFENQHEVICAMISEIEIDMIIETNMAATKSNDWWIDSGATIHVCNDKKLFSSYQIEKQEKTVLMGNNDAAVVAGKGTIKLNFHPERK; from the exons ATGGTGATATGCTGTGGTCACATTATCAACACACTCTCTAACAGACTGTATGATCTCTACAACTCAATTGAATCTCTTGTGAAGATTTGGAATGCACTCGAGTACAAATACAAAACTGAGAAGGAAGGTACTCACAAATTCCTCATCTTAAAATATCTTGAATTTGTCATGACCGATACAAAGTCCGTTCTTTATCAAATACATGAATTGAAACTTATTGTTACCAAGCTTCTTgagttaaaaataatcatttctgAATCATTTGAAGTTGGGACTATTATTGATAAATTACCCCCAAGTTGGAATGGTTATAGAAAGAAACTTCTGCATAGTAAAGATGACATAACTTTGGAGGATTTGAAAAAGCATTTGAGGACCGAAGAGGAAACTAGATATTGTGATCCTAAGGGAAATATCCATGAATTCTCTAAAATTAATGTTGCTGAAGCAA AAAGGCATAGACAAAGTGACTGCAAGTACAAGAAAGAAGTCAATGTCAACAAAGccaatgtttttgaaaatcaaCATGAAGTTATTTGTGCTATGATCTCGGAAATAGAAATTGACATGATTATTGAAACCAACATGGCTGCAACAAAGTCCAATGATTGGTGGATTGATTCTGGTGCTACCATTCATGTATGCAATGACAAGAAATTATTCTCATCATATCAAATAGAAAAGCAAGAGAAAACAGTTCTCATGGGGAATAATGATGCAGCAGTGGTTGCTGGAAAAGGAACAATCAAATTGAATTTTCATCCGGAAAGAAAATGA